Proteins co-encoded in one Streptomyces roseochromogenus subsp. oscitans DS 12.976 genomic window:
- a CDS encoding N-formylglutamate amidohydrolase produces MATPPVPSYTLLPGAPESPVLLHVPHSARGIPAEARRGIVLDDGALERELDHITDAHTAELAERAAALAAVRPWRFVNRLSRLVVDPERFPDEREEMTAVGMGAVYTRTTHRAELRPADADPEPLLARYFRPYARAMAEAVADRLAATGRAVVIDVHSYPSEPLPYELHGDGLRPPVCLGTDAFHTPPELAEAARTAFAVFGETGLDSPFAGTYVPLEFHGTDARVGALMVEIRRDVYMAEPGGPAGPGLDRLATALAALVDTA; encoded by the coding sequence GTGGCCACCCCGCCCGTCCCCTCGTACACACTCCTCCCCGGTGCCCCCGAGTCGCCCGTGCTGCTGCATGTGCCGCATTCGGCGCGGGGGATCCCGGCGGAGGCGCGCCGGGGGATCGTGCTGGACGACGGTGCGCTGGAGCGGGAGCTGGACCACATCACGGACGCGCACACCGCCGAGCTGGCCGAGCGGGCCGCTGCCTTGGCCGCCGTCCGGCCCTGGCGGTTCGTGAACCGGCTGTCCCGGCTGGTCGTGGACCCGGAGCGGTTCCCGGACGAGCGGGAGGAGATGACGGCAGTCGGCATGGGCGCCGTGTACACGCGGACCACGCACCGGGCCGAGCTGCGGCCCGCGGACGCCGATCCGGAACCGCTGCTGGCCCGGTACTTCCGACCGTACGCGCGGGCCATGGCCGAGGCGGTCGCGGACCGGCTGGCCGCGACCGGACGGGCCGTGGTGATCGACGTGCACTCCTATCCGAGCGAGCCGCTCCCCTACGAGCTGCACGGCGACGGACTGCGGCCCCCGGTGTGCCTGGGCACGGACGCCTTCCACACCCCGCCGGAGCTGGCCGAGGCGGCCCGCACGGCGTTCGCGGTCTTCGGGGAGACGGGACTGGACAGCCCCTTCGCCGGTACGTACGTACCGCTGGAGTTCCACGGCACCGACGCCCGGGTCGGTGCGCTGATGGTGGAGATACGGAGGGACGTCTATATGGCCGAGCCGGGCGGACCGGCAGGGCCGGGCCTGGACCGCCTGGCCACAGCGCTGGCCGCACTCGTCGACACAGCCTGA
- a CDS encoding cytochrome P450, translated as MTEETTLTGQAPPPVRDWSTPDLDGTDFDPVLADLMREGPLTRIRLPFGEGWAWLATRYDDVKLITNDPRFGRTEVTHRQVTRMAPNFAPRPGSLAWADQPDHNRLRKPVAGAFTVSAMKRLRPRAQAVLDELVEGVVQDGPPADLIERVLEPFPLTVVSEVMGVPAADRGQVHAWTREIISTNGVEAAGRAKDGLYGWITATVRARAASPGEDVYSMLGGAVARGEISEAEAVGLAGPLQIGGEAVTHNCGQMLYLMLTRPELMERMRARPEARGPVLDELFRWIPHRSSVGLARIALEDVEIAGHRIAAGEPVYVSYLAANRDPAVFPDPDRIDPDRDPNPHVAFGNGPHFCTGTVLARLQTELLVDTLLDRLPGLRLAVPAEQVRWRHRTMIRGPQTLPVTWSA; from the coding sequence ATGACCGAGGAGACCACGCTCACCGGGCAGGCCCCGCCGCCCGTACGGGACTGGAGCACACCCGACCTGGACGGGACCGACTTCGACCCGGTCCTCGCCGACCTGATGCGCGAGGGTCCGCTGACCCGGATCCGGCTGCCGTTCGGCGAGGGCTGGGCGTGGCTGGCGACCCGCTACGACGACGTGAAGCTGATCACCAACGATCCGCGCTTCGGCCGTACCGAGGTGACGCACCGTCAGGTGACCCGGATGGCGCCGAACTTCGCGCCCCGTCCGGGCTCGCTCGCCTGGGCCGACCAGCCCGACCACAACCGGCTGCGCAAGCCGGTCGCCGGTGCCTTCACGGTGAGCGCGATGAAGCGGCTGCGGCCCCGCGCGCAGGCCGTCCTGGACGAGCTGGTGGAGGGTGTCGTACAGGACGGGCCGCCGGCCGACCTGATCGAGCGGGTGCTGGAGCCGTTCCCGCTCACCGTGGTCAGTGAGGTGATGGGCGTGCCCGCCGCCGACCGGGGGCAGGTGCACGCCTGGACCCGGGAGATCATCTCCACCAACGGCGTCGAGGCGGCCGGCCGGGCCAAGGACGGCCTGTACGGGTGGATCACCGCGACCGTCCGGGCCCGTGCCGCGAGCCCGGGCGAGGACGTCTACTCGATGCTCGGCGGGGCCGTGGCGCGCGGCGAGATCAGCGAGGCGGAGGCCGTCGGGCTGGCCGGCCCGCTGCAGATCGGCGGCGAGGCCGTGACGCACAACTGCGGGCAGATGCTGTATCTGATGCTGACGCGGCCGGAGTTGATGGAGCGGATGCGGGCGCGTCCCGAGGCGCGCGGCCCGGTGCTGGACGAGCTGTTCCGGTGGATCCCGCACCGCAGCTCCGTCGGGCTGGCCCGGATCGCGCTGGAGGACGTGGAGATCGCCGGCCACCGGATCGCCGCGGGCGAGCCGGTCTACGTCTCCTACCTCGCCGCCAACCGCGACCCGGCCGTCTTCCCGGACCCGGACCGCATCGACCCCGACCGCGATCCGAACCCGCACGTGGCGTTCGGCAACGGCCCGCACTTCTGCACCGGCACCGTGCTGGCCCGGCTGCAGACCGAGCTGCTGGTCGACACGCTGCTGGACCGGCTGCCCGGGCTGCGGCTCGCGGTACCGGCCGAGCAGGTGCGGTGGCGGCACCGGACGATGATCCGCGGCCCGCAGACGCTGCCCGTGACCTGGTCCGCCTGA
- a CDS encoding RNA polymerase sigma factor has translation MRSGTLRSTAYDDVPYTKGGAVDRTEVGALVQSAVDGDAAAWKALVEGMSPLVWSVVRAHRLSDADGHEVYQTVWFRFAQHLGRIREPDKAGAWLASTARNECLKVLKAVARLTLTDDPRVLDRASEEQTPEESLIASEEAADRAERLRRLWQELDGLGERCRQLLRVLVASPPPSYVEVSAALGIAVGSIGPLRQRCLRRLRARMNARGAA, from the coding sequence ATGAGGTCCGGGACGCTCCGCTCCACGGCGTACGATGACGTGCCGTACACGAAGGGTGGAGCCGTGGACCGCACAGAGGTCGGCGCGCTGGTCCAGTCCGCCGTCGACGGAGACGCCGCGGCCTGGAAGGCGCTGGTGGAGGGGATGAGTCCGCTGGTGTGGTCGGTGGTGCGCGCGCACCGGCTCTCCGACGCCGACGGGCACGAGGTCTACCAGACCGTGTGGTTCCGCTTCGCCCAGCACCTGGGCCGTATCCGCGAGCCCGACAAGGCCGGTGCGTGGCTGGCCAGCACGGCCCGCAACGAGTGTCTGAAGGTGCTCAAGGCGGTGGCCCGGCTGACGCTGACGGACGACCCGCGCGTGCTGGACCGGGCCAGCGAGGAGCAGACCCCGGAGGAGTCGCTGATCGCTTCGGAGGAGGCGGCGGACCGGGCCGAGCGGTTACGCCGCCTGTGGCAGGAGCTGGACGGACTGGGGGAGCGCTGCCGGCAGTTGCTGCGCGTGCTGGTGGCCTCCCCGCCGCCCAGCTATGTGGAGGTCTCGGCCGCGCTCGGTATCGCGGTCGGCAGTATCGGACCCCTGCGGCAGCGCTGTCTGCGCCGGCTGCGGGCCCGGATGAACGCACGAGGTGCGGCATGA
- a CDS encoding S8/S53 family peptidase — MAPQRFHEQFDHIQRAMPDVALALGPYDDDTAHFLYEKGVVLARDGEEARVVEDTVRAHFTATEGLVPDHVRRDGPHTNRTGVTRIRIGDPTEGTDTVPHALRALREAEDRQGRRLVGRNHVVHIAVNACPSDEPVPVPRTQPPNPAAAEGRYDADSAARVLVLDTGLVHDHRDYPLLAHTTGDTQPAETDADGVLRQYSGHGTFIAGILAAVAPNTNVTVRNTMNDAGAILESEFGARLFEAVDEDGWPDIISLSAGTTTEGADGLIGLEAFMRALRERRTLLVAAAGNNSSNARFWPAAYAGLPEYEDSVVSVGALSADGESEACFSNHGPWVRVFAPGERLTSALTGFAAPVPYVYQHSTYDACRFGFDYSCTCQFPRHTGALSEGRESTGAKPHQVMFDGLAQWSGTSFATPVVAGLVAARMTAYQERDPRAARDRLLASATHRAEVRGARVTVLRPPTWRPAPVVDPAVPV, encoded by the coding sequence ATGGCACCACAGCGTTTCCACGAGCAGTTCGATCACATCCAGCGGGCGATGCCCGATGTCGCCCTGGCGCTGGGCCCGTACGACGACGACACCGCGCACTTCCTGTACGAGAAGGGCGTGGTGCTCGCCCGGGACGGCGAGGAGGCCCGGGTCGTCGAGGACACCGTGCGCGCCCACTTCACCGCGACGGAGGGACTCGTCCCCGACCATGTGCGCCGGGACGGCCCGCACACCAACCGCACCGGAGTGACCCGCATCCGGATCGGCGACCCCACCGAGGGCACCGACACCGTCCCGCACGCCCTGCGCGCCCTGCGGGAGGCCGAGGACCGCCAGGGCCGCCGCCTGGTCGGCCGTAACCACGTCGTGCACATCGCGGTCAACGCCTGCCCGAGCGACGAGCCGGTGCCCGTGCCGCGCACCCAGCCGCCCAACCCGGCCGCTGCCGAGGGCCGTTACGACGCGGACAGCGCCGCCCGGGTCCTCGTGCTCGACACCGGCCTGGTGCACGACCACCGCGACTACCCGCTGCTCGCCCACACCACGGGCGACACCCAGCCGGCCGAGACCGACGCCGACGGGGTGCTGCGCCAGTACTCCGGGCACGGCACGTTCATCGCCGGGATCCTCGCGGCCGTCGCACCCAATACCAACGTGACCGTCCGCAACACCATGAACGACGCGGGCGCGATCCTGGAGTCCGAGTTCGGCGCCCGGCTCTTCGAGGCGGTCGACGAGGACGGCTGGCCCGACATCATCAGCCTCTCGGCCGGCACCACCACCGAGGGCGCCGACGGGCTCATCGGCCTGGAGGCGTTCATGCGGGCACTGCGCGAGCGGCGCACCCTGCTGGTGGCCGCCGCCGGCAACAACTCCAGCAACGCGCGGTTCTGGCCCGCCGCCTACGCCGGCCTGCCCGAGTACGAGGACAGCGTGGTGTCGGTCGGCGCGCTGAGTGCGGACGGCGAGAGCGAGGCCTGCTTCAGCAACCACGGCCCCTGGGTGCGGGTCTTCGCCCCGGGCGAGCGTCTCACCAGCGCCCTCACCGGCTTCGCCGCGCCCGTGCCGTACGTCTACCAGCACTCCACCTACGACGCCTGCCGGTTCGGCTTCGACTACTCCTGCACCTGCCAGTTCCCGCGCCACACCGGCGCGTTGAGCGAGGGCCGGGAGAGCACCGGCGCCAAGCCGCACCAGGTGATGTTCGACGGGCTCGCGCAGTGGAGCGGCACCTCCTTCGCCACACCGGTCGTCGCGGGGCTCGTCGCCGCGCGGATGACGGCGTACCAGGAGCGCGACCCGCGCGCCGCCCGCGACCGGCTGCTGGCGTCGGCCACGCACCGCGCCGAGGTGCGCGGGGCACGCGTCACGGTGCTCCGGCCGCCCACCTGGCGCCCGGCGCCGGTCGTCGACCCGGCCGTGCCCGTATGA
- a CDS encoding tetratricopeptide repeat protein — MRDVTAEGESVLELLPLVFADPGEARARAEQVLRAGPQPLPASVAHQVLGIWQRDFGDLRIALRHLRRARDLAARAESADREADVLATLGVALVHAGRTRQGLTSFERGVARGTGHTRARVLYRRAYVWWVLGRHREALEDVRRALPVLRQVGDDIWTARALTLRATVHLALGAVDRAVADFTAAERLWDTTGQEHDKADAVESRGLAAFRSGDIPAALRLLDEAEERYAKLGTPTYMLSIRRCEVLMAAGLAPEALAEADATIALLDRIGGQSTRKAELLLAAARAARSAGDAHTAIARAAVAVRLFAAQRRTWWETHA, encoded by the coding sequence ATGCGAGACGTGACAGCGGAAGGCGAGTCGGTTCTCGAACTGCTGCCCTTGGTGTTCGCCGACCCCGGCGAGGCCCGGGCGCGCGCGGAACAGGTGCTGCGGGCCGGTCCGCAGCCGCTGCCCGCCAGCGTCGCCCACCAGGTACTGGGCATCTGGCAGCGGGACTTCGGCGATCTGCGGATCGCGTTACGGCATCTGCGCCGCGCCCGGGACCTGGCCGCGCGCGCCGAGTCGGCCGACCGCGAGGCGGATGTGCTCGCGACGCTGGGGGTCGCACTGGTGCACGCGGGGCGCACGCGGCAGGGGCTCACGTCCTTCGAGCGGGGTGTCGCGCGCGGTACCGGACACACCCGGGCCCGGGTGCTGTACCGGCGGGCGTACGTGTGGTGGGTGCTGGGCCGGCACCGGGAGGCGCTGGAGGACGTACGGCGGGCACTGCCCGTGCTGAGGCAGGTCGGGGACGACATCTGGACCGCGCGGGCGCTGACCCTGCGGGCCACCGTCCATCTGGCGCTCGGCGCGGTGGACCGGGCGGTCGCGGACTTCACGGCGGCGGAGCGGCTGTGGGACACGACGGGGCAGGAGCACGACAAGGCGGACGCGGTGGAGAGCCGGGGCCTCGCCGCGTTCCGGTCCGGGGACATCCCGGCGGCGCTGCGGCTGCTGGACGAGGCCGAGGAGCGGTACGCGAAACTCGGCACGCCCACCTACATGCTGTCCATCCGGCGCTGCGAGGTGCTGATGGCGGCCGGGCTGGCCCCGGAGGCGCTCGCCGAGGCGGACGCGACGATCGCGCTGCTGGACCGGATCGGCGGGCAGTCGACCCGCAAGGCCGAGCTGCTGCTGGCGGCCGCGCGGGCCGCCCGCTCGGCCGGGGACGCGCACACCGCGATAGCCCGCGCCGCCGTCGCCGTACGGCTGTTCGCCGCACAGCGGCGGACGTGGTGGGAGACGCACGCCC